In Desulfofundulus kuznetsovii DSM 6115, the following are encoded in one genomic region:
- the fbp gene encoding fructose-1,6-bisphosphate aldolase/phosphatase — protein sequence MGKKITVTVIKADVGGCVGHSSVHSALIEKAQGMLKGSSLLIDSYVAHVGDDINLIMTHELGRNNGEIHQLAWDTFVACTEIAKKLKLYGAGQDLLADAFSGNIKGLGPGVAEMEFEERKSEPIIIFMADKTEPGAWNLPLYKIFADPFNTAGLVIDPSMHDGFIFEVRDLIENTRVNFSAPEEIYDMLVFIGAPGRYCIKRVFHKKTGEIAAVSSTQRLNLMAGRYVGKDDPVCIVRCQSGMPAVGEVLEPFTKPHLVSGWMRGSHSGPLMPVSMQQATPSRFDGPPRVVALGFQLAEGKLIGPQDFFADPAFDQARQMANEIASYMRSLGPFEPHRLHLDEMEYTTMPQVLKKLKDRFEKLR from the coding sequence ATGGGCAAGAAAATTACCGTTACGGTCATCAAAGCGGACGTTGGAGGCTGTGTGGGACATTCAAGCGTCCACTCCGCCCTGATTGAAAAGGCCCAGGGCATGCTTAAGGGTAGTTCCCTCCTGATAGACTCATATGTAGCCCATGTAGGCGACGATATTAACCTGATTATGACCCACGAACTGGGCCGGAATAACGGTGAAATCCACCAGCTGGCCTGGGATACTTTTGTAGCCTGTACTGAAATAGCCAAGAAACTGAAGCTTTACGGCGCGGGACAGGACCTGCTGGCTGACGCCTTTTCCGGCAACATCAAGGGCCTGGGCCCTGGAGTAGCGGAGATGGAGTTTGAAGAGCGCAAGAGCGAACCCATAATAATCTTTATGGCCGACAAGACCGAACCGGGAGCCTGGAACCTGCCCCTGTACAAAATTTTTGCCGATCCCTTTAACACCGCCGGGCTGGTCATCGATCCCAGCATGCACGACGGGTTCATTTTCGAGGTACGGGACCTGATTGAAAACACGCGGGTTAACTTCTCAGCCCCCGAGGAAATATACGATATGCTGGTATTCATTGGCGCTCCCGGCCGCTACTGCATCAAGCGCGTCTTCCACAAGAAAACGGGGGAAATTGCCGCCGTGTCCAGCACCCAGCGGTTAAATCTGATGGCCGGTCGCTACGTGGGCAAGGACGACCCGGTTTGCATCGTACGCTGCCAGAGCGGCATGCCGGCAGTGGGGGAGGTGCTGGAACCCTTCACGAAACCCCACCTGGTCAGCGGCTGGATGCGCGGCTCCCACAGCGGCCCGCTGATGCCGGTTAGCATGCAGCAGGCCACCCCATCCCGTTTTGACGGCCCGCCCCGGGTGGTCGCCCTTGGCTTCCAGTTAGCCGAAGGCAAGCTCATTGGTCCCCAGGACTTCTTTGCCGACCCGGCCTTTGATCAGGCCCGGCAAATGGCCAACGAAATTGCCAGCTACATGCGCAGTCTGGGACCCTTTGAACCCCACCGGCTGCACCTGGACGAAATGGAATACACCACTATGCCCCAGGTATTGAAAAAGTTAAAAGATCGTTTTGAAAAGCTCCGGTAA
- a CDS encoding pyruvate kinase alpha/beta domain-containing protein: MYWSQKGPVNTDETIALAVKRARELSIDHIVVASCSGETAKKLIGKVPYVVCVTHHVGFTAPGEDEMPPGVREELTAKGVRLLTTTHLMGGLDRGVRNKFGGVYPAEIIAQTLRILGQGLKVCVEIAVMALDAGLIPAGKEVVAVAGTGTGADTAAVILPAHANHFFDTKVKEIICKPREF, from the coding sequence ATGTACTGGTCCCAAAAAGGTCCTGTTAATACCGACGAGACTATTGCCCTGGCGGTAAAGAGGGCGCGGGAATTATCCATTGACCACATCGTAGTGGCCTCCTGCAGCGGGGAAACGGCCAAAAAGCTCATCGGCAAGGTGCCCTATGTGGTCTGCGTAACCCACCACGTGGGTTTCACCGCTCCGGGAGAAGATGAAATGCCCCCCGGCGTGCGGGAAGAACTGACGGCCAAGGGAGTACGCCTGCTTACCACCACCCACCTCATGGGCGGGCTGGACCGGGGGGTGCGGAACAAATTCGGCGGCGTTTACCCCGCCGAAATCATTGCCCAAACCCTGCGCATCCTGGGTCAGGGTTTAAAGGTGTGCGTGGAAATCGCCGTCATGGCGCTGGACGCCGGGTTGATCCCGGCTGGCAAAGAGGTAGTGGCCGTTGCCGGAACAGGAACTGGTGCCGATACCGCCGCGGTAATTCTTCCTGCCCATGCCAACCATTTCTTTGACACCAAGGTTAAGGAAATCATTTGCAAGCCCAGGGAATTCTAG
- a CDS encoding cyclophilin-like fold protein → MKVTIRSGNFSWPALIYDTPTGRLIQEALPIKGRANRWGEEIYFSIPVNAPLEGGASDLVSRGDLGYWPAGNAFCIFFGPTPISEGEEIRAASPVNVFGRIEGDLEDLRQVKDGAEVIIEKNN, encoded by the coding sequence TTGAAAGTAACAATTAGATCAGGAAACTTTTCCTGGCCCGCCTTAATTTACGACACCCCGACGGGACGCTTAATCCAGGAAGCCCTACCCATAAAGGGTAGAGCCAACCGTTGGGGAGAGGAAATTTACTTTTCCATTCCGGTAAACGCTCCGCTGGAAGGGGGAGCCTCTGATCTGGTGTCCAGGGGGGATCTTGGCTACTGGCCGGCGGGAAATGCATTTTGTATTTTTTTCGGACCGACTCCAATCAGCGAGGGGGAAGAGATCCGGGCAGCTAGCCCGGTGAACGTCTTTGGGCGCATCGAGGGCGACCTTGAGGATTTGCGTCAAGTGAAGGACGGCGCAGAGGTCATAATTGAAAAAAATAATTAG
- a CDS encoding alpha/beta hydrolase, with translation MRKIQIDLPSSGLVLEACLDLPPVPGPFPGVVLCHPHPLYGGNMNNNVILAVSRALSSNGIASLRFNFRGVGRSQGCFDNGIGEREDAQAALLLLANQEEIDSSRIGIMGYSFGGMVALAVGDTNDVVRAIAAVSPVIPANVLKKCTKPKLIVTGAEDNIIPPSSVLKETAGMAEPKIIELIPGVDHFWWGYEAKVGNIVAGFFAHVLAFGR, from the coding sequence ATGAGAAAAATACAAATTGATCTGCCTAGTTCCGGTCTGGTCCTGGAAGCCTGCCTAGACCTGCCGCCTGTTCCTGGTCCCTTTCCCGGGGTAGTGCTATGTCACCCCCATCCCCTTTACGGTGGCAATATGAATAACAACGTCATCCTCGCCGTTAGCCGGGCTTTGAGCAGTAATGGAATAGCCAGCCTGCGTTTCAACTTTCGCGGTGTGGGCCGCAGCCAGGGTTGCTTTGATAACGGAATCGGGGAACGGGAAGACGCGCAGGCGGCCCTTTTATTGCTCGCAAACCAGGAAGAAATCGACTCGTCCCGGATCGGCATCATGGGTTATTCCTTCGGGGGGATGGTGGCCCTGGCAGTTGGTGACACCAATGATGTAGTTCGGGCTATCGCGGCCGTTTCCCCAGTTATCCCTGCCAACGTGCTCAAGAAATGCACCAAACCAAAGTTGATTGTTACTGGGGCGGAAGATAATATAATTCCCCCTTCCTCGGTCTTAAAGGAAACTGCTGGTATGGCCGAACCAAAGATTATTGAATTGATTCCCGGGGTTGATCACTTCTGGTGGGGATACGAAGCGAAGGTTGGGAATATAGTAGCCGGCTTTTTCGCCCATGTTTTAGCTTTTGGGCGATAA
- a CDS encoding flavin reductase family protein: protein MKKVQKPSTALFPVPSVLVTTISEGRPNIITLAWVGTVCSSPPMLSVSLRPQTYSHGILTKAREFVLNIPGADRVKEMDLCGMVSGRDEDKFALTGFTPQPAVKVQAPLIAECPVNIECRVNQIISLGSHDMFISEILAVHVDEAVLDEKGRIDVQKMEPVAFVAGQYWAVTRHLADMGFARPKK from the coding sequence ATGAAAAAAGTTCAAAAGCCTTCCACAGCTTTGTTTCCCGTACCCAGCGTTTTAGTTACCACCATTTCCGAGGGACGGCCCAACATTATCACTCTGGCGTGGGTGGGTACTGTTTGCTCGTCGCCGCCCATGTTAAGCGTAAGTTTGCGTCCGCAAACTTACTCCCACGGTATTTTAACTAAAGCCAGGGAGTTTGTCCTGAACATTCCCGGAGCTGATCGGGTAAAGGAAATGGACCTGTGCGGGATGGTTTCCGGCCGGGATGAGGACAAATTTGCCCTGACCGGGTTCACTCCCCAGCCGGCTGTCAAAGTACAGGCTCCCCTGATTGCCGAGTGCCCGGTTAACATCGAGTGCCGCGTGAATCAAATCATTTCCCTCGGATCACACGACATGTTTATAAGCGAAATTCTGGCCGTGCATGTAGACGAGGCGGTGCTGGATGAAAAAGGGCGTATAGATGTGCAGAAAATGGAACCGGTGGCCTTTGTGGCCGGACAGTACTGGGCAGTGACCAGGCATCTGGCTGATATGGGTTTCGCCAGGCCTAAAAAATGA
- a CDS encoding IS607 family transposase: MKLYTISEFAEKLGVSVSTLRAWDKEGKLVALRTPTNKRRYTEEMLYRALGIKNRQEPKKIVLYARVSSAGRKPDLENQLKYLKDFAAGKGLTVDEILADVGSALNYKRKNFLKLCGMVTRGEVKTVIVAHKDRLVRFGFEFFEDLFAKFGCEILVVNKAEDMSPARELTEDLISIVQHFAAGLYGQRTYKARKLTRTVREALKDAADSKTEEPAAEQ; this comes from the coding sequence ATGAAACTTTACACAATAAGCGAGTTTGCCGAAAAACTTGGCGTCAGCGTATCAACGCTCCGCGCTTGGGATAAAGAGGGCAAGTTGGTTGCTTTACGTACACCAACCAACAAGCGAAGGTATACTGAAGAGATGCTCTACCGGGCACTGGGCATAAAGAACCGCCAGGAGCCAAAGAAAATCGTTTTATACGCCCGGGTGTCATCAGCCGGCCGGAAACCGGACCTGGAAAACCAGCTTAAGTATCTGAAGGATTTTGCCGCCGGCAAGGGGCTGACCGTGGACGAAATACTTGCCGACGTCGGCTCCGCCCTCAATTATAAGCGCAAGAATTTCCTGAAGCTGTGCGGCATGGTCACCCGGGGAGAAGTCAAAACTGTTATCGTTGCCCACAAGGACCGTCTGGTGCGGTTCGGCTTTGAATTTTTTGAAGACCTGTTTGCCAAGTTCGGCTGCGAAATACTGGTGGTCAACAAAGCCGAAGACATGTCCCCGGCCCGGGAGCTGACGGAAGACCTGATCAGCATCGTCCAGCACTTCGCGGCCGGGTTGTACGGCCAGAGGACATATAAGGCGCGAAAGCTCACCAGAACCGTCCGGGAGGCGCTGAAAGATGCAGCAGACAGTAAGACAGAAGAGCCTGCCGCTGAACAATGA
- a CDS encoding methyl-accepting chemotaxis protein: MVEERKLAPMPVRPEEQKTESKADFDAKKVEQKKLEAQRRQARTFAKQQQIAERIAAATEELSSGVEEATGAVEELRSAMEQIASRAEEAGSATQESLAAINQIEKSARKAAENAAAALDRGKAIQLLVKEVSSDIEKLAEGVNLAAAKNEESARLVAELEKLAENIGSIVRTVVKIADQTNLLALNAAIEAARAGDHGKGFAVVADEVRTLAETSEKAANDIRELIAAIQQDVKVVADAINQAATSARQEAEKGRAITDGLANIRDAMEEVVTAAGQINNLSQESMRSIQLFQQGASEIAKTAEEQSGGAEEALKAVEQQAKALSDISTSASELAEMAEGIKRSTDVSKSAEGLAAAAEELSAAIEESTRSAQEIMAALDQISKGAQAQARAAEESAGAAAQIESGTRFISEQAGASLQKVEALSEILARNKVNVDELIRGISLALEANIENVKKVKALEERARQIDKIVDTIVTVGIQTNMLAVSGAIEAARAGEYGKGFAVVASDIRNLAQESARNADQIKDQVKGIQGQVNVVLKDIEEIGEATRQEVEKAKKTTEDLVRIEEDMKAVLGGTREINENAAQIAAAVEQARKAVDQIAQAAQEAASASEQAATASRQQAQGMQELSRAIEEIAALADELQQL; this comes from the coding sequence ATGGTTGAGGAGAGAAAGTTGGCACCGATGCCCGTAAGGCCAGAGGAGCAGAAAACCGAGAGCAAAGCAGATTTTGACGCAAAGAAGGTTGAGCAAAAGAAACTGGAAGCTCAGCGCAGGCAGGCCAGAACCTTCGCCAAACAGCAGCAGATAGCCGAGCGCATTGCCGCAGCCACCGAAGAGCTTTCCTCCGGAGTGGAAGAAGCTACTGGAGCGGTGGAGGAGCTGCGCTCGGCCATGGAGCAGATAGCCAGCAGGGCCGAGGAGGCCGGCAGCGCCACTCAAGAGTCACTTGCCGCTATCAATCAGATTGAAAAAAGCGCAAGAAAGGCAGCGGAAAATGCCGCCGCGGCTTTAGACCGGGGAAAAGCCATCCAGCTGCTGGTAAAAGAAGTCAGCTCCGATATTGAGAAGCTTGCGGAAGGCGTTAATCTGGCTGCCGCCAAAAATGAGGAATCGGCCAGGCTGGTGGCCGAACTGGAAAAGCTGGCGGAAAACATTGGCAGTATTGTCCGCACCGTGGTTAAAATTGCCGACCAGACCAACCTGCTGGCCCTTAATGCGGCCATTGAAGCGGCCCGGGCCGGAGATCACGGCAAGGGGTTTGCCGTGGTGGCGGACGAGGTGAGAACTCTGGCGGAAACCTCGGAGAAGGCGGCCAACGACATCCGCGAACTGATCGCGGCCATCCAGCAGGATGTGAAAGTGGTGGCCGATGCCATTAACCAGGCCGCCACCAGCGCCCGGCAGGAGGCAGAAAAGGGTAGAGCGATTACTGATGGCCTGGCAAATATTAGAGACGCTATGGAGGAAGTGGTGACGGCAGCAGGGCAGATTAACAATCTTTCCCAGGAGTCCATGCGCAGCATTCAGCTCTTCCAGCAAGGGGCGAGTGAAATAGCCAAGACGGCAGAGGAGCAGTCCGGCGGGGCAGAGGAAGCCTTAAAAGCTGTAGAACAACAGGCCAAAGCTTTAAGTGATATCAGCACCTCAGCAAGCGAGCTGGCCGAAATGGCCGAAGGCATCAAGAGGTCCACCGACGTTTCCAAATCGGCAGAAGGCCTGGCCGCTGCAGCAGAGGAGCTTTCGGCGGCTATTGAGGAATCTACCCGGTCTGCCCAGGAAATCATGGCGGCCCTGGACCAGATTTCCAAGGGAGCGCAAGCCCAGGCCAGGGCGGCGGAAGAGTCTGCCGGCGCCGCCGCCCAGATAGAAAGCGGGACCAGATTCATCAGTGAACAGGCCGGTGCTTCCCTCCAGAAGGTTGAGGCTCTGTCTGAAATCCTGGCCCGCAACAAAGTTAACGTGGACGAATTGATCAGGGGGATTTCCCTTGCCCTGGAGGCTAACATAGAAAATGTCAAGAAAGTCAAAGCTCTGGAAGAGAGGGCAAGGCAGATTGACAAGATAGTAGATACAATTGTTACTGTAGGCATCCAGACCAATATGCTGGCGGTCAGCGGGGCCATTGAGGCGGCACGGGCCGGCGAATACGGCAAAGGGTTCGCCGTGGTCGCTTCCGACATCCGCAACCTGGCTCAGGAAAGCGCCCGTAACGCCGATCAGATCAAGGACCAGGTGAAGGGCATCCAGGGCCAGGTAAACGTGGTGTTAAAGGACATTGAAGAGATAGGGGAAGCGACGAGGCAGGAGGTAGAAAAAGCGAAAAAGACCACCGAAGATCTGGTACGCATCGAAGAGGACATGAAAGCTGTTTTAGGTGGCACCAGGGAAATCAATGAGAATGCGGCCCAGATTGCCGCAGCCGTTGAGCAGGCCAGAAAAGCGGTAGATCAGATTGCCCAGGCGGCCCAGGAAGCAGCTTCGGCTTCCGAACAGGCTGCGACCGCCAGCAGGCAGCAGGCCCAGGGAATGCAGGAACTGTCCAGGGCCATCGAAGAGATAGCCGCGCTGGCAGACGAACTGCAGCAGCTGTAA
- a CDS encoding chemotaxis protein CheW: protein MQYVVFSVGSEAYGVEIEYVQEIIRVPGMVKVPRTPPYLEGLANLRGNILTVVNTSVRFGLEKQPLSDASRVIVLDDGRKRLGFIVDKVSEVVNIAADEIEEVKKEETRAEFLKGIARLAAGERLVMVLDPAHLMKTEETRDRVTGAVESLGLARAEEKKKEEKEEKVQLVSFRVGEEEYGVDIGMVQEIVRLPETINRVPDAPAYLLGIITLRNHVLPVVSLRSLFQLKDKEMDDRARIVVVNLCDQQKRNFSVGLVVDAVTEVLRISRALIDPVPVLLRTGGGEGISGVCKIAEGKRLVYVLDPAGSLALGDLLKVGGAVDSEEEEEEVVSMDEQEEQLVTFKLGKEEFAAGISEVREIIRVPDIVAVPKAPHFVEGVINLRGTIIPIIDLRKRFGMEESARDEHTRVVVVEIDGLLTGLVVDSAREVLKVSRLAIEATPDLLTGSVDTRFIRGIAKAGEGERLIIVLDMKEVLSFKEKEELVDFGRSVEIAEDPGIDS, encoded by the coding sequence GTGCAGTACGTTGTCTTTTCCGTGGGCAGTGAAGCTTACGGCGTAGAAATCGAGTACGTCCAGGAAATAATCCGGGTCCCGGGGATGGTGAAGGTTCCCCGGACCCCGCCCTATCTGGAAGGGCTGGCCAACCTGCGGGGGAATATCCTCACCGTAGTGAACACAAGCGTCAGGTTTGGTTTGGAGAAGCAGCCCTTAAGCGATGCCAGCAGAGTTATCGTCCTGGACGACGGCCGCAAGCGGCTGGGCTTCATCGTGGACAAGGTATCCGAGGTGGTAAACATAGCCGCCGACGAAATAGAAGAAGTCAAAAAAGAGGAAACCAGGGCAGAGTTTCTCAAGGGCATAGCCAGGCTGGCGGCGGGTGAACGCCTGGTGATGGTATTAGATCCGGCCCATCTTATGAAGACCGAGGAAACCCGGGACCGGGTCACGGGTGCCGTTGAATCTCTGGGGCTTGCCCGAGCGGAGGAGAAAAAGAAAGAAGAGAAAGAAGAAAAAGTTCAGCTCGTCAGCTTCCGGGTCGGGGAGGAAGAATACGGGGTTGACATCGGGATGGTGCAGGAAATCGTTCGCCTGCCGGAGACAATTAACCGGGTGCCCGACGCTCCCGCGTACCTTCTCGGAATTATAACCCTGCGGAACCACGTCCTGCCGGTGGTCAGCCTGCGCTCCCTTTTTCAACTAAAAGATAAGGAAATGGATGACCGGGCGCGCATAGTAGTAGTGAACCTTTGCGACCAGCAAAAGAGGAATTTCTCCGTGGGCCTGGTGGTCGACGCGGTAACGGAGGTGCTCCGCATTTCCAGGGCGCTTATTGACCCCGTACCGGTCCTGTTGCGCACCGGGGGCGGAGAAGGAATAAGCGGGGTGTGCAAGATAGCGGAAGGAAAACGGCTGGTATACGTGCTGGACCCGGCTGGTTCCCTCGCCTTGGGCGACCTCCTGAAAGTGGGCGGAGCAGTAGACAGTGAAGAAGAAGAGGAGGAGGTGGTCAGCATGGATGAACAGGAAGAACAGCTGGTGACTTTTAAGCTGGGTAAGGAAGAATTTGCCGCGGGCATCTCCGAGGTTCGGGAGATCATCAGGGTTCCGGATATAGTGGCCGTACCCAAAGCTCCGCATTTTGTAGAGGGAGTGATTAACCTCCGCGGAACCATCATCCCCATCATCGACCTTCGGAAAAGATTTGGGATGGAAGAAAGCGCCAGGGACGAGCATACGAGGGTCGTGGTGGTGGAGATAGATGGGCTTTTGACCGGCCTTGTCGTTGATTCGGCGCGGGAAGTGCTGAAGGTTTCCCGGCTGGCCATCGAAGCGACGCCGGATCTCTTGACCGGTTCGGTGGACACCCGTTTTATCAGGGGGATAGCGAAAGCCGGGGAAGGTGAGCGGCTGATTATCGTGTTGGACATGAAGGAAGTCCTCTCCTTTAAAGAAAAGGAGGAGCTGGTGGACTTTGGGCGGAGCGTGGAAATCGCAGAGGATCCGGGTATTGATAGCTGA
- a CDS encoding protein-glutamate methylesterase/protein-glutamine glutaminase yields MRRILKEMLSSDPQIEVVDTARDGEEAVVKSLEQRPDVVTMDVNMPKMDGLTALQHILLKAPCAVVMVSSLTQEGALTTLEALELGAVDFVAKPDGTVSLGIRHLREEIIAKVKAAARARVRLRRPEKARVLGPRLPGPRLKPDPGQHSLKVVVIGVSTGGPRTLMDILPYLPQDLPAAVLVVQHMPQNFTAPFAQRLNQSCRVAVKEAADGDELAPGKVLVAKGGYHLKVERKPGGVLVARLSRQPADVLYMPSVNVTMQSVLEKVPPRNVVGVLLTGMGDDGADMMVEIRRQGGYTIAEAEETAVVWGMPREAYLRGGAEVVAPSYLIAEQIIKGVKRD; encoded by the coding sequence ATGAGAAGAATCCTTAAGGAGATGCTTTCTTCCGATCCCCAGATAGAAGTGGTGGATACCGCCCGCGACGGTGAGGAAGCGGTGGTAAAGTCTTTGGAACAAAGGCCTGACGTTGTCACGATGGACGTAAATATGCCAAAAATGGACGGCCTCACTGCCCTCCAGCACATCCTCTTGAAGGCGCCCTGCGCGGTGGTCATGGTTTCCTCCCTCACTCAGGAAGGGGCCCTCACCACGCTGGAAGCTTTGGAGTTAGGCGCGGTGGACTTCGTGGCCAAGCCCGACGGGACTGTTTCTCTCGGCATAAGACACCTGAGAGAAGAAATCATCGCGAAGGTAAAAGCAGCGGCGCGGGCCAGGGTAAGGCTGCGCCGGCCGGAGAAGGCGCGCGTTTTAGGTCCGCGTCTGCCTGGCCCGCGCCTTAAGCCAGACCCCGGGCAACATTCACTAAAAGTGGTGGTCATCGGAGTATCAACCGGTGGCCCTAGAACTCTCATGGATATTCTGCCCTACCTGCCGCAAGATCTTCCCGCCGCGGTGCTCGTAGTGCAGCACATGCCGCAAAACTTTACGGCGCCCTTTGCCCAGCGTCTTAACCAGAGCTGCCGGGTGGCTGTCAAAGAGGCGGCCGACGGCGACGAACTGGCGCCGGGCAAGGTTTTGGTAGCTAAAGGAGGTTATCATTTAAAAGTAGAGAGAAAGCCCGGCGGCGTCCTGGTGGCCAGGCTTAGCCGGCAACCGGCCGACGTTTTGTACATGCCTTCGGTTAATGTAACCATGCAATCTGTCCTGGAAAAGGTGCCGCCCCGGAATGTTGTAGGGGTGCTTCTTACCGGGATGGGCGATGACGGAGCAGACATGATGGTGGAAATAAGGAGGCAGGGCGGCTACACCATTGCTGAAGCGGAAGAAACCGCGGTAGTCTGGGGCATGCCCAGAGAAGCTTACCTCAGGGGCGGTGCCGAAGTGGTGGCTCCTTCCTATCTCATTGCCGAGCAGATCATTAAAGGAGTGAAGAGGGATTGA
- a CDS encoding HEAT repeat domain-containing protein, with protein MKDNQVKKLMDTLSFHPEERERYYAAFDLSGFPQDDVVEYLVKRLGEEKSRPVQEAIVTTLITIGTEAVVKGCAELLRSEDAYVRNAAVEIMRLLQRTSLGVARKLLRDPDPDVRLFAVNVLGELKVKEAVELLRRVVEEDENINVVAAAVEYVGEMGLRSEDREAVRKVRKRFSDPFLEYAVEEALRKMEV; from the coding sequence TTGAAGGACAACCAGGTCAAAAAGCTCATGGACACTTTATCCTTTCACCCGGAAGAAAGGGAAAGATACTATGCGGCCTTTGACCTTTCTGGCTTTCCCCAGGATGACGTTGTGGAGTACCTGGTAAAAAGACTGGGAGAAGAGAAAAGCCGCCCGGTACAGGAGGCCATTGTAACCACCTTGATTACCATTGGTACGGAGGCTGTGGTAAAAGGATGCGCTGAGCTCTTGCGCAGTGAAGACGCCTACGTAAGAAATGCGGCAGTGGAAATAATGCGGTTGTTGCAACGCACATCGCTGGGGGTGGCCAGGAAACTCTTGCGGGATCCTGACCCGGACGTCCGGCTGTTTGCCGTGAACGTTCTGGGGGAACTTAAGGTAAAGGAGGCGGTGGAACTTCTGCGCCGGGTTGTGGAAGAAGATGAAAATATCAACGTGGTAGCCGCGGCGGTGGAATACGTGGGCGAAATGGGGTTGCGCAGCGAGGACCGGGAAGCAGTACGAAAAGTAAGAAAACGCTTTTCCGATCCGTTTTTGGAATATGCAGTTGAGGAAGCCTTGAGGAAAATGGAGGTATAG
- a CDS encoding CheR family methyltransferase, whose translation MTIEEFVKLRDYIYRKTGIYFEEKKLYYVEKRVKARMRAVNLDSFRTYFAWMRFDLSGRELQELLNALTVNETYFFREYPQLRCFAEEVLPEILQSKNGQHPKRVRLWSAGCSTGEEAYTLAIIMREMTKGLPVTWEIHATDLNTDVLEQAKKGLYGGRAVKDVPDVYLARYFCRVGEQFEVHPELRHQILFYRLNLLDRENMRKMADFDAIFCRNVLIYFDDASRREVALYFYDALRKGGFIFLGHSESMSRITPIFRLRKFKEAIIYQK comes from the coding sequence TTGACTATCGAGGAATTCGTTAAACTTCGGGATTACATCTACCGGAAGACCGGCATTTACTTTGAAGAAAAGAAGCTTTACTACGTGGAAAAGCGTGTAAAAGCGCGCATGCGCGCCGTTAACCTGGACAGCTTCCGCACATATTTTGCCTGGATGCGGTTTGATCTCTCCGGACGTGAACTGCAAGAACTCCTCAACGCCCTGACCGTCAACGAGACCTACTTTTTCCGTGAGTATCCGCAATTGCGCTGCTTTGCCGAAGAAGTACTCCCCGAGATCCTGCAGAGCAAAAACGGCCAGCACCCCAAAAGGGTGCGCCTCTGGTCCGCCGGCTGCTCCACGGGGGAAGAAGCTTATACTTTAGCCATCATTATGAGGGAAATGACTAAGGGACTACCTGTCACCTGGGAAATTCACGCCACGGATTTGAATACGGACGTGCTGGAGCAAGCGAAAAAAGGCCTTTACGGCGGGCGCGCCGTCAAAGACGTTCCGGATGTCTACCTTGCCCGGTATTTCTGCCGGGTGGGGGAACAGTTCGAGGTGCATCCAGAGCTACGCCACCAGATACTCTTTTACCGGCTTAACCTTCTTGACCGGGAAAACATGCGGAAAATGGCGGACTTCGATGCCATCTTCTGCCGCAACGTCCTCATCTACTTTGACGATGCTTCCCGCAGGGAGGTGGCCCTTTACTTTTACGATGCCTTGAGGAAAGGCGGCTTCATCTTCCTCGGGCACTCGGAATCCATGAGCCGCATTACCCCTATTTTCAGGCTTAGAAAATTCAAGGAGGCAATTATATATCAGAAATGA
- a CDS encoding response regulator, producing MTARVLVVDDSSTVRGYYTSILSKAGFTVDQAANGYEALEKSVEFDYDLFIVDINMPKMSGYELVRQLREDERGVRVPVVIISTEAKDSDRLEGYRAGANLFLVKPVRPERLLFLTKIISGVR from the coding sequence ATGACCGCGCGGGTGTTGGTGGTGGACGACTCGTCTACGGTGCGTGGTTACTACACTTCTATCTTGAGCAAAGCCGGTTTTACTGTGGACCAGGCGGCCAACGGTTACGAAGCCCTGGAAAAGTCGGTGGAGTTTGATTACGACCTCTTTATTGTGGACATAAACATGCCCAAGATGTCAGGTTACGAGCTGGTGCGGCAGCTAAGGGAGGATGAGAGAGGGGTCAGGGTGCCGGTGGTGATCATCTCGACGGAAGCAAAGGACAGCGACCGCCTGGAAGGCTACCGGGCCGGGGCCAACCTCTTCCTGGTAAAGCCGGTAAGACCGGAAAGGCTTCTTTTTCTGACCAAGATTATCTCTGGAGTGAGGTAG